The following proteins are co-located in the Sediminispirochaeta bajacaliforniensis DSM 16054 genome:
- a CDS encoding peptidylprolyl isomerase — translation MHYFLGKNQRRTAFVILGCIFLLTAGIVGAADGPVSVKGVRKMAIIETNYGSITVELFSDAAPKTVENFLALAEGRKEYTDPKTGENITGNFYDGLVFHRVIDGFMIQGGCPRGNGTGDPGYRFDDEMDADALGLDKIKAFDTNGMPHQWLMLQSQDDFNRQIVAPLLRKMGIDSQEELDQRMEEVQEHIAAMTLKEAYENMGYHYMSGLDSHPPVKGSLAMANSGPDTNGSQFFINLADTPWLTGKHTVFGRVVSGMDVVETIGSVSTDGSNRPLEPVVIKSIRELE, via the coding sequence ATGCACTATTTTTTGGGAAAAAATCAGAGACGTACGGCTTTTGTGATTCTGGGATGTATCTTCCTTCTTACAGCCGGTATCGTCGGTGCCGCCGATGGACCGGTGAGCGTCAAAGGAGTAAGAAAGATGGCTATCATCGAGACAAACTACGGAAGTATTACGGTAGAGTTGTTTTCCGACGCAGCACCTAAGACGGTTGAAAATTTTCTTGCCCTTGCGGAGGGACGAAAGGAATATACCGATCCGAAAACAGGAGAAAACATTACAGGGAATTTTTACGACGGCCTTGTTTTCCATCGGGTAATCGATGGTTTTATGATCCAGGGAGGCTGTCCGAGGGGGAACGGAACCGGAGATCCCGGATATCGGTTCGACGATGAAATGGATGCCGATGCTCTTGGCCTCGATAAGATCAAGGCCTTTGACACCAATGGGATGCCGCATCAGTGGCTCATGCTTCAGAGCCAGGATGATTTCAACCGTCAGATCGTTGCCCCTTTGCTTCGAAAGATGGGGATTGATAGTCAGGAGGAGCTCGATCAACGGATGGAAGAGGTCCAGGAGCACATCGCTGCCATGACCCTCAAGGAAGCTTACGAAAACATGGGGTATCACTACATGAGTGGTCTGGATTCCCATCCTCCGGTAAAGGGTTCCCTGGCCATGGCAAACAGTGGTCCCGATACCAACGGCAGCCAGTTTTTCATCAATCTTGCCGATACTCCCTGGCTGACTGGCAAGCATACGGTTTTTGGACGGGTGGTTTCAGGGATGGATGTTGTGGAAACGATTGGTTCGGTATCCACCGACGGAAGCAACAGGCCTCTTGAACCGGTCGTCATCAAATCGATCAGGGAGCTTGAATAG